Below is a window of Nocardia asteroides DNA.
AGCTCGCCATGGCGCTGCTGCCGGTCGGCATCCTGGTGGTGGGGTCGGCGTTCTTCTCCGAGAAGCTCATCGACCGCTTCGGCACCGGGCCGGTCATCGCCGTCACCATGTCCGTGATGGCCGTCGGCTACCTGCTGTTCCTGCGGATCGACACCGCGCCGGACTACCTGACCGTGCTGCTGCCCGCCATCCTGCTGATCGGCATCGGCTGGGTCGGCTTCCCGGCGATCAACGTGCAGGCCACCAGCGGTATCGACGACGAGGAGCAGGGTCTGGCCGCCGGCGTGCTGCAGACCTCCATGCAGGTCGGCGCGGCCATCGTGCTCGCGGTGACCACCGCGATCGTCACCTCCGGCAGCCACGTCGCCAGTGCGACGCCGCAGCAGATGCTCGACACCTACCGGCCCGGCCTGGAGTTCGCCGCCGCCGTCACCATCGTCGGCGCGCTGGTCGCCCTGACGGTCTTCCTGCCGCGCCGCGGCCGGTCGCAGGCTGTCGAGGTGCCCGCCACCGAGGCGAAGGTGCTCGAAGCTGTGTAATCGGCGGCCGAAACCGTGGCGGTTCGCAATCGGCGCCCCGGGAGCACTGCTCCCGGGGCGTCGTTTCACGTGAATCAGGAAAAAGGCGGGGCCGCTTCGTCTTTGGCGGAGCGGATGTAGGTGAGCGGGCTGCCGTCGCGGCCCGCGGCGGGCCAGTCGATGCCGAGGCGGGAATCGAAGGCGTCCATGTCGCGGTCGAACTCGGGGGTGTACTCGAGCGAGCACAGGTAGGTGACCGTCGAGCCGTCCTCCAGCGAGAGGATGGCGTGGCCGAGGCCCTCGGACAGGAACACCGAGCGGCGGTGTACGTCGTCGAGCAGCACGCTGTCCCAGCGGCCGTAGGTCGGCGAGCCGGGCCGCAGGTCCACCACCACGTCCAGGAACGCGCCGCGTACGCAGGTGACGTACTTGGCCTGCCCCGGCGGGTCCTCGGTGTAGTGGATGCCGCGCAGCACGCCCGCCGCCGAGACCGAGGTGTTCACCTGGTGCAGCTCGAACGGGCGGCCGGTGGCCTTCTCGAACTCCGAGGCCTTGAACGACTCGCAGAACATGCCGCGGTCGTCGCCGAGCAGGCGCGGGGTCACCTCCCACGCGCCGGGGATGGCCAGTTCACGGATCTGCATGCGCTACCAGTCTCTTCCGCGGTCGATCAGATCCAGCAGGTACCGGCCGTAGCCCGAGCGCACCATCGGTTCGGCCAGCTCGCACAGCTGTTCGTCGTCGATCAGGCCGCGTCGCCAGGCCACCTCCTCGGGCACGCCGATCTTGAGGCCCTGGCGCTCCTCGACGGTGCGCACGTAGTTGGCGGCGTCGAGCAGCGAGTCGAAGGTGCCGGTGTCGAGCCAGGCGGTGCCGCGTGCCAGCACGTCGACGCTGAGCTTGCCCTGCTCCAGATACGCGCGGTTGATGTCGGTGATCTCGTACTCCCCGCGCGCCGACGGCTTCAGCTCGCGGGCGATCTGCACCACGTCGTTGTCGTAGAAGTAGAGGCCGGGGATGGCGTAGTTGGAGCGCGGCCGCTTCGGCTTCTCCTCGATGGAGACCGCGCGGCCCTGCTCGAACTCCACCACGCCGTAGGCGGTCGGGTCCTTGACCCAGTAGGCGAACACCGCGCCGCCGTCGACGTCGTGGAAGCGTTCCAGGCTGGCGCCGAGGCCGGGGCCGTGGAAGATGTTGTCACCCAGCACCAGGGCGGCGGGCTCGGTGCCGATGTGGTCGGCACCCAGCACGAACGCGCGGGCCAGGCCGTCGGGCTCGGGCTGCACCACGTAGCTGATCGAGACGCCGAACTGGCTGCCGTCACCGAGCAGCCGGGTGAACGCGTCGGCGTCCTCCGGCGTGGTGATCACCAGAATGTCGTCGATCCCTGCCAACATGAGGGTGGACAACGGGTAGTAGACCATGGGCTTGTCGTAGACCGGGACGAGCTGCTTGCTCACCCCGCGCGTGATGGGGTGCAGCCGCGAACCGGTGCCGCCCGCCAGAATGATTCCGCGCATGGGGGAAGTCTGCCAGCTCCCGCTCCCGCGGAGTCGGGGAGGTTCCGACACGTCGACGAATTGGTCACGAACGTTTGGCGTCCGGGTGTGTCGGGCGATAACCGGTACAGACATGGCGTTCATCTGGTTGGGTGAGCCGTGGATGTGTGAAACATCACTGTGTTAGATGTCAGCGACGACATCGGAGCCGGAGTGGGTGCCGGTCCGGCGTCGACGCGCCAGCTGTGAGGTAGGTGCGCGATGGGTGCGACGAAGATCCCTGGACCCGGTGTGGTGGGTGCCATCGGCCCCGCGGTGGGTGGGAAGAAGGTAGCAGCCGCTCCCGCGGCGGGCATCATCGTCAACTCCGGGCGAACGAGTACCTCCTCGCGCGTGCTGATGGGCGCCTGCGTCGGCATCATCGGCCCGCTGCTGCGGACCGTGCCGATCAACCGGGCCACCATCCCCGTCGGCGCCGTCGCCGTGGACCTGCTCTCGCGGCTGCGGCCGGAACCGCACGGCGTCGAGCGCGAGCAGATCCAGATGGACGGGTTCAAGATGGAGATGGTGCGGCCCGCGGGCGGTTCGCGCGCCGTGCGCCACGGTGCCGTGCTGTATATGCACGGCGGCGGGTTCGCCGTCGGCGGGCTGCAGTCGCACCGCGCCGTCGTCGCCGGGATCGCCCGGCGGACCGGACTGCCCGTGCTCAATGTCGAATACCGGCAGCTGCCCGGCCGCTCGATCACCCTGGCGATCGACGACTGCGTGCTGGCCTACCGCTGGCTGCTGCGCCACGGCGCCGACCCGGCCCGCATCGTCTTCGCCGGCGACTCGGCGGGCGGCTACCTCACCTTCGCCACCGCGCTGCGCTCCCGGGAGATCGGCCTGCCGCTGCCCGCGGCGCTGGTGGGGCTGAGCCCACTGCTCGACCTCGACTACGGGGCCAAGAAGGACTACGTCAACGTCGCCCGCGACGCCTACATCCCGCTGGCCGGGCTGGAGGCCGTGGTGCGGCTCGGCGCCGAGGTCGACGGACCGCTCGACCCGGCCATGTCCCCGGTCAACGCCGAGCTCGCCGGTCTGCCGCCGGTCCTGCTCATCGCCGCCGAGGACGAACTGCTGCGCTACGACTGTGAACTGATGGCGCACCGGCTCACCGCGGCGGGTGTCCCGGTCACGCTGGAGCTGTGGCGCGGTCAGGTGCACGCCTTCATGAGCATCCTGCCCGGCATGCCGGAGAGCCGTTCGGTCCTCGGC
It encodes the following:
- a CDS encoding dTDP-4-dehydrorhamnose 3,5-epimerase family protein, with translation MQIRELAIPGAWEVTPRLLGDDRGMFCESFKASEFEKATGRPFELHQVNTSVSAAGVLRGIHYTEDPPGQAKYVTCVRGAFLDVVVDLRPGSPTYGRWDSVLLDDVHRRSVFLSEGLGHAILSLEDGSTVTYLCSLEYTPEFDRDMDAFDSRLGIDWPAAGRDGSPLTYIRSAKDEAAPPFS
- the rfbA gene encoding glucose-1-phosphate thymidylyltransferase RfbA translates to MRGIILAGGTGSRLHPITRGVSKQLVPVYDKPMVYYPLSTLMLAGIDDILVITTPEDADAFTRLLGDGSQFGVSISYVVQPEPDGLARAFVLGADHIGTEPAALVLGDNIFHGPGLGASLERFHDVDGGAVFAYWVKDPTAYGVVEFEQGRAVSIEEKPKRPRSNYAIPGLYFYDNDVVQIARELKPSARGEYEITDINRAYLEQGKLSVDVLARGTAWLDTGTFDSLLDAANYVRTVEERQGLKIGVPEEVAWRRGLIDDEQLCELAEPMVRSGYGRYLLDLIDRGRDW
- a CDS encoding alpha/beta hydrolase, which gives rise to MGATKIPGPGVVGAIGPAVGGKKVAAAPAAGIIVNSGRTSTSSRVLMGACVGIIGPLLRTVPINRATIPVGAVAVDLLSRLRPEPHGVEREQIQMDGFKMEMVRPAGGSRAVRHGAVLYMHGGGFAVGGLQSHRAVVAGIARRTGLPVLNVEYRQLPGRSITLAIDDCVLAYRWLLRHGADPARIVFAGDSAGGYLTFATALRSREIGLPLPAALVGLSPLLDLDYGAKKDYVNVARDAYIPLAGLEAVVRLGAEVDGPLDPAMSPVNAELAGLPPVLLIAAEDELLRYDCELMAHRLTAAGVPVTLELWRGQVHAFMSILPGMPESRSVLGRVAKFVRVALEPAQRARTA